The region GGCCTGCAATCGCCCACTCAAGTTTGTATCTCGTGCCAACCCGCGATACTGGGTGAAACCCTCACTGGAATTCTCCAGAGCCCAGAAAGAAATTACTGCCAGAACCAGCAGCAGCCCAAGAACAGAACCAAAACCGAGCATCAATTTAGCCGATAATTTCATTTCATCCCCCAAAAGACTATTTTGTCGAACCAGCTTCCACTTACAGCTGAATGTGACTTTGGAATTTCTACACTACATTAAGTTGAACTATTTTTGGAAGGAAAAACATACTTTTTTTGGACAATAATTGTAATAAAGGCTGGAAACGTACTGTTCACAAGGGTTACATACTTACACTTAAACTTTTAACTCATTTAAAATAACACTGCATAAGAAAAGGGCCGATTGATTTCCCAATCGGCCCCGTACAATTCATATACAACAAACAGAAAGACTAACCTTCCCCGTACTGGTCTCCCACCTTGGGGAAGCTGTCCATGTGCGGCTTAATGGCCTTGCCGAGCCAGTCAATGGACTGCCCGAGGTTGAGCATATTGGCCATACCTTCGGCATCCTCGGCAACCTCACCTTTATTCAGGCCGTAGCCCATGTTCCAATAAGTGGCTCCGGGTATAATCATACCGTTGATCTGGAACAGGTGGTTGATGGTATCGAAAACATGGGTTGCACCGCCACGACGGACCGCCACAACAGCCCCGCCGATCTTGCCCGCGAACTGGCGGTCATTGGCAAGGGCCACAAAACCGGAACGGTCAATCAGGGCCTTGATCTCGGCAGTCACATCAGTGAAATAGGTGGGCGACCCGATGACGATGGCATCAGCTTCGACCATCTTTTCATAGACTTCATTGAACTTGTCGTTATCCACGACACATTTGTTATCCTTGTTCTCCCAACACTTCATACAGGCCATGCAGCCGCGGATTTTCTTGCCGCCAAGCTGGTAAAGTTCAGTTTCCCAGCCAGCCGCTTCAAGCGGTTCCAGAACCTTTTTCAACATGGTTTCGGTATTGCCGCCCTTGCGCGGACTGCCGTTGATTGCGATTACTTTCATCTGTCTCTCCCTTAAATATAATCTCGAATTATTGAACCGGACCGCCCGACGGCCCCAGCTCTTTTATGCAAAGCAACAAATTATGTGCAGCGATAATTCAACACAATACCGAATTACACATCATACTTTTGGCTGATATTCAGGAGCCAGAAAAAACACCTTTTAAAGACTGGGATTTACAATCCTCTGCATAAGACAGCGCACAGAAACCAGTCCGGCAAATTCACCGTTTCTGGTTACAGCGATGGGATCAAAAGTATAGCTTCCCTCACGGGAAAGAGCACTATTTGCCACCTCATCCAGATCGGATTCCGCCGGGAGCACAAGCAATTCCTTATCCATAATTACTGCCACAGGACGATCCATAAAAAGAGCCTTGTCCGTTTCATGGCGCACAATCTCATCCATGCGGCCCTTTGTAACCATGCCCACCGGAGAGAGTCCGTCCAGCACCACAAGACAGGCCCATTCCCCGCTTTCGCGTAACCGTATCAGGGCATCCGAGACCGTGCTGTCAATAGAAATAGACTGCGCGGGCCAGACCATTTCCCCAAGTGACCCCGGTAAATCCAGTTCCGTCTTGTTCCCTTTACCTATGACCTGATAAGTGCGGATGGAATGCTGAATGCCCTTGACCAGAATAGGTGCCCGCCCAAGACAGCGGAACTCATCTTTCACCAGTGCCCATGTTTCGTGGGAGATCAGAATCTGATCCGGGGGCGCATTCTGCTCCAGCCGGGCGGCAACATTCACCTGTCCGCCGATGATGGTATAATCCATCAACTGTTTTGAGCCGAAATTACCCACTGTGCAGAATCCGGTATTAATACCCATGCGGACCTTGAACGGTGACGCTATCCCAAGCTCAAACCACTGCTGCTGCATTTCCTTCAGGGCTTCGCGCATCTCGATTGCCATATTCACGCAGGCCACGGCATCTTCTTTGTATCCCTGCGAGACAGGGTCGCCGAAAAAAATAAGCACTGCATCGCCGATGAATTTATCAATGGTCCCCCCGTGCTTGATGGCAATGGAAGACATGCGGTCGAGATAATTATTCAGGAGGACAGTCATATCCTCCGGTTCCATACGCTCGGTAGTGGAGGTAAAGCCGATGATATCGGAAAAGAAAATGGTCAGCTTTTTACGTTTGGCCCCGATCAGGGAATCCTGCTTGCCGTAAAAAATAGATTCGTAAACCTGCGGGGAAAGATAACGGCCCAGCTTATCGGAAAGCCCGGCCAGTCTTTCGGTCTGCTCCTTCTGAATCAATGAAGAAGCAATGCGGCGCAGCACCATGGGAGGGCTTAAGGGACGGCGTATAAAATCCATGGCCCCGGACTCGAACCAGCGCAACTCATCTTCAGGGTCCCTGCTGGCGGTGAGAAGAACCACCGGGATATGAGCGGTGGATTCGTTATCCTTAAGTTTTTTGCAGATATCACAACTTTTCATCTCCTTCTGATCGGCATCAAGAAGGATTAAATCCGGCTGTTCACGGGCGGCCACATCAAAGACATGGGAAATATTCATGGCCATCAGCAAGGTATAATCTTCACGCAGAATCTGCGCGAAAAAATCCATTTCGGGCTTTACATTGTTTACGATAAAAACAACCGGGCGGTTATGTTTTTGCACGCCGCATCTCCTTTTTCAACAGCTCTTTAAACCATTATTAACCAACTGCAGAAGAGATTAAAACAAAAATATTACAGTCTGCCATGCAGCATACCCAGCCGGGCCAATAATACCCCTGTAAAAATTCAAACCGCCCTCCCCTAATATTCAAAAGGCGGCTCTGTCTTCACGTCAAAAATAAAGGGCATCCCTTCCACGGGGTGCTCTTCTACTTCAACGGCCTTCAATACGAATGTATCACTGCGGACCGCATTGAGTGCGCCTTTAATAGTCAGGCTCTTCTCAAGCGCAGGAACACCCTTTTCCAGCGTTCCCAGCACCCTCACCCATGCTCCTTCCTTAAATTGATCAGGGGTGTCCACTTTCACCAGACAGACAACGGCTGTGGAATCCGCAAAACAGCAGGTTATAAAAAGCCGCCCCACTCCGATGAATCCGGCCCGGTCCAGTTCCGGAGTACGCAGAACCAGCCCCTGTACGGCATAAGCATCCCCGGCAGAAACGAACTCCTCAACAGCAAGCATCTCTGCCAAATTGATCTTCGTATACTCCACTCCGCCGTAATCTACAGCGGGCTTAATTTCGGCATGAAATTCCCCGGTCAGTCCCCCGGATTCCGCCAGCCCGTAATCATCTTCACCCATATATTCGAAGGATACTACAGCAGTGTAAGCAAGCCCTAAAAACACAACGATCCCCAACAATTCACTTATCTTACGCTGTCTTTCCCAATTGAACAGACAGACACCGCCGACAACCGAGAGCACAACCCCGGTCACAAAAGTGAGCCAGGAATATTTGGGGTTAAGAAACTGCCAGTAATAAGAGGAACAGGACAGGACGACCATGAAGGTACCTGTACCCACTAACAATAATGATTCCAGAAAACGCAATAAACCGGCCATATTACTGCCCTCCCAGATTCATTATGAGTGCCATGGCGTAGACAATGACAGTGGGTACCACCACAAGGGCCCCGGCGACCCGCTTACTGAATACAGCAAAAAACATGGGAATAAGCTTTAAATCCACCATGGGACCGATGGCCATGAAAGCCACTTTAGCGGTGACCGGAAAGGAGACAAAAGACGCAGCCACAAAAGCATCTGCCTCGGAACAGATGGAAAGCAGAATGGCGAGGACCATCAGTCCGGTAATGGCCAGCCAGCCATGGGCCGTGAACATATCCAGAATTTCAGGGGGCAGAAAAGTCTTGAAGCCCGCAGCAACAATGGCCCCGAAAATCAGAAAGCGGCCCATGGACATAAATTCGGCTCCGGTGTGGTAAATCACCGCCTTGAATTTATTGTCATCCGTGGCACCGCAACCGCAGCCGCAGCCGTGCCCGTGATCATGCGAATGCTTTTCCTCCAATTCGCCGAGCCGCTGGAGATTGATGGGCTGGGGTTTGAGTACATCCCGCGGTGAGGCGTCCCCAAGCACAAAGCCCAGTATCGTGGCCGGAACAATGACCATGAGCACCCGCAAAGCCACAACAGTGTAATCGCCCTGAAAAGCAAAAAGCGTAGAACCGAGAACAACAGGATTCACCACCGGAGCAGCCATCATGTACGGAATCGCCGACCTTGGCGGAACGTTTTTCAGCAGCAGCCGTTTGGCAACCGGAACAATGCCGCACTCACAGGTGGGCAGCAGCATACCGGCAAAAAGCCCCGCCGCAACCTGCCCGGCACGGTTGGAAGGAACAAAACGCAAAAGCGTTTCCTCGGAAACCAGAACCTCGATAACGGCTCCGATAAATGATCCCAGAAGTAAAAAAGGCGCGGCCTCAATAAAAATGGAGGTGGCGGCCATGGCGAAAATTGAAATATCCTGCATGACAGATGTGGTACTAAAAAAAAAGATAGATAGAAAGGAGCTATCCCCTGTTTAACTGGACAGCCTCGACAATGGAGCGTAGATTTAGCCTACTTTTTCGCTCTGAATTCAAAACAACTATGGATATCCAGACATGACTCCCTCTTCCCAGCCACAGAATGAAGCAACATCATACCTGCCGATATTTGTTGCCCGCCAGCCCATATTCAACCGCCAAGGCGACATCTGGGGTTACGAGCTGCTTTACCGGGCCAGTGCCAACGTCTGCATGGACGGCAGCTCTCCGAGCACCGCTACCTCGCGGGTTATCTCGGACGGTCTTTCACTTGCGCTCAACTCAATTTCCGACTCAAAAAAAATACTTATAAACTTTTCACGGCACATGCTTCTTGTAGAATCAGCCACTGTACTGCCGCCTGAAATATGCATCCCAGAAATACTTGAAGATGTAGGCATCACCCCTGAGATAATTTCAGCAGTAAAGGAGCTAAAAAAAGCCGGATACTCAATCGCCGTGGATGATTATATCGGCCAGCCCGGAATGGAGCCGCTGCTGAAACTTGCTGACATTGTAAAAGTAGACATGCTGGGCATGAGTCTCAGTGCAGTCGAAAAATTAAGCCGCAGCCTGACCAAATATGACTGCGAACTGCTGGCTGAAAAAGTCGAGAACAGGGGGATGTACGATCTGGCGGTGTCGTTGGATTATTCCTACTTTCAAGGATATTACTTTGCAAAACCGGAACTGATTAAAGGACGCAAGATCAGCAGCAGCATGCTGACCCAGTTCCAACTCATGGAGAAACTGGCTTCCCCGGATTATGAAGTGAACGAAGTAGCCGAGACCCTTTCCCGCGATGTGGGACTCAGTCACAGGCTGCTTCGCTATGCATCAGCTGTTGCGCGCCTCTCAGAAATACGCTCACTGGGCCATGCGGTCTCGCTTCTTGGGCTGAAGCCGCTTAAGCAATGGCTGATGATCACCATGCTTTCCGACACCAGTCGGGAAGACCGCAGTATGGAACTGGTCTATCAATCGGCCCGGCGGGGAAAATTCATGGAGCTGATAACCGACTCCATAGCCGACGATAAATTTGAGGGGGAATCCCTTTTTCTGCTGGGACTTTTTTCCAATCTGGACGGGCTGCTGGGATCGCCCATGGATGAGGTGGCCGGACACCTTCCGCTGGAAAAGTCACTGACCGAGACCCTTTGCGGGGAGAAAACCCCTTTCAGCAGCCTGTTATCCTTGGTGAAATCCGTAGAAGCAGGCCAATGGGACTCAGTTGCAGTATTTTTACAGCAATACTCCATCTCCGAGACTGACGCAGCAAAAGCCTATGCCGAAGCAGGCAAATG is a window of Desulfovibrio sp. JC010 DNA encoding:
- a CDS encoding flavodoxin family protein, with translation MKVIAINGSPRKGGNTETMLKKVLEPLEAAGWETELYQLGGKKIRGCMACMKCWENKDNKCVVDNDKFNEVYEKMVEADAIVIGSPTYFTDVTAEIKALIDRSGFVALANDRQFAGKIGGAVVAVRRGGATHVFDTINHLFQINGMIIPGATYWNMGYGLNKGEVAEDAEGMANMLNLGQSIDWLGKAIKPHMDSFPKVGDQYGEG
- a CDS encoding adenylate/guanylate cyclase domain-containing protein; the protein is MQKHNRPVVFIVNNVKPEMDFFAQILREDYTLLMAMNISHVFDVAAREQPDLILLDADQKEMKSCDICKKLKDNESTAHIPVVLLTASRDPEDELRWFESGAMDFIRRPLSPPMVLRRIASSLIQKEQTERLAGLSDKLGRYLSPQVYESIFYGKQDSLIGAKRKKLTIFFSDIIGFTSTTERMEPEDMTVLLNNYLDRMSSIAIKHGGTIDKFIGDAVLIFFGDPVSQGYKEDAVACVNMAIEMREALKEMQQQWFELGIASPFKVRMGINTGFCTVGNFGSKQLMDYTIIGGQVNVAARLEQNAPPDQILISHETWALVKDEFRCLGRAPILVKGIQHSIRTYQVIGKGNKTELDLPGSLGEMVWPAQSISIDSTVSDALIRLRESGEWACLVVLDGLSPVGMVTKGRMDEIVRHETDKALFMDRPVAVIMDKELLVLPAESDLDEVANSALSREGSYTFDPIAVTRNGEFAGLVSVRCLMQRIVNPSL
- a CDS encoding EAL and HDOD domain-containing protein, with translation MTPSSQPQNEATSYLPIFVARQPIFNRQGDIWGYELLYRASANVCMDGSSPSTATSRVISDGLSLALNSISDSKKILINFSRHMLLVESATVLPPEICIPEILEDVGITPEIISAVKELKKAGYSIAVDDYIGQPGMEPLLKLADIVKVDMLGMSLSAVEKLSRSLTKYDCELLAEKVENRGMYDLAVSLDYSYFQGYYFAKPELIKGRKISSSMLTQFQLMEKLASPDYEVNEVAETLSRDVGLSHRLLRYASAVARLSEIRSLGHAVSLLGLKPLKQWLMITMLSDTSREDRSMELVYQSARRGKFMELITDSIADDKFEGESLFLLGLFSNLDGLLGSPMDEVAGHLPLEKSLTETLCGEKTPFSSLLSLVKSVEAGQWDSVAVFLQQYSISETDAAKAYAEAGKWAHEILSDNKTK
- a CDS encoding permease, encoding MQDISIFAMAATSIFIEAAPFLLLGSFIGAVIEVLVSEETLLRFVPSNRAGQVAAGLFAGMLLPTCECGIVPVAKRLLLKNVPPRSAIPYMMAAPVVNPVVLGSTLFAFQGDYTVVALRVLMVIVPATILGFVLGDASPRDVLKPQPINLQRLGELEEKHSHDHGHGCGCGCGATDDNKFKAVIYHTGAEFMSMGRFLIFGAIVAAGFKTFLPPEILDMFTAHGWLAITGLMVLAILLSICSEADAFVAASFVSFPVTAKVAFMAIGPMVDLKLIPMFFAVFSKRVAGALVVVPTVIVYAMALIMNLGGQ